A stretch of the Perca flavescens isolate YP-PL-M2 chromosome 10, PFLA_1.0, whole genome shotgun sequence genome encodes the following:
- the LOC114563262 gene encoding protocadherin gamma-A11-like has protein sequence MMGLKRSCFVFFLMWQAVNGDASYSFQEEMKRGSVIGNIAKDLNLDWSKLSGRNARVDAAGNRKRYCDINLSNGDLIIADRIDREELCGEKLSCVLKRDIVLENPLELHPLSLHIQDINDNSPQFKEELINIEIQESADRGARFVIEEAHDADVGQNSVQQYSLKKKDNFILAVDGNTIELVLEKELDREKQQEINLVLTALDGGSPQRSGTVVIHVTVLDANDNAPVFSQAIYKASLPENSPVETVVVTVSATDADEGVNGDVTYEFGHVTDEVKRVFSIDRKNGKIKVNGAIDFETVTTYDLRIKAKDGLGLSSYTKVSIDVTDVNDNIPVIYVKSLANPVPENVSPGTEVGIVNVQDSDSDNNQQVRCSMQQNVPFKLVPSIKNYYSLVTTGQLDRELVSDYNITITATDEGSPPLSSSKTVQLSVADINDNPPVFEEQTYSAYVTENNKPGSTLSSVTARDPDWRQNGTVIYSLLPGEVNGAPVSSYLSVNGDTGVIHAVRSFDYEQFRSFKVHVMARDNGSPPLSSNVTVSVFISDVNDNSPQILYPSPEGNSFMTELVPKAAHGGSLVSKVIAVDADSGQNAWLSYHIVKSTDPGLFTIGVHSGEIRTQRDISESDSMKQNLIVAVKDNGQPSLSATCSMYLLISDNLAEVPELKDISYDEKNSKLTSYLIIALVSVSTFFLTFIIIILGVRFCRRRKPRLLFDGAVAIPSAYLPPNYADVDGTGTLRSAYNYDAYLTTGSRTSDFKFVTSYNDNTLPADQTLRKSPSDFADVFGDCDASPEN, from the exons GGGGATTTAATTATTGCCGACAGGATTGACCGAGAGGAGCTTTGTGGAGAAAAGCTATCGTGTGTACTAAAACGCGATATTGTGCTGGAGAATCCTCTGGAACTGCATCCGTTAAGTCTTCACATTCAAGATATTAATGATAACTCGCCACAATTTAAGGAAGAATTGATAAATATTGAAATTCAAGAGTCGGCAGACAGGGGAGCTCGTTTTGTGATAGAGGAGGCGCACGATGCGGATGTAGGACAAAATTCAGTTCAGCAGTACAGCCTTAAAAAGAAGGATAATTTCATTTTGGCCGTTGATGGAAACACAATAGAGCTTGTTCTTGAAAAAGAGCTTGATCGTGAAAAACAACAAGAGATCAATTTGGTCCTTACAGCTCTAGATGGTGGCTCCCCTCAGAGATCAGGTACGGTAGTCATACACGTCACTGTACTGGATGCTAATGATAACGCCCCAGTGTTTAGCCAGGCCATTTATAAAGCCAGTCTGCCTGAAAACTCTCCTGTAGAGACTGTAGTGGTCACAGTGAGTGCTACTGATGCAGACGAGGGAGTCAACGGAGATGTGACGTATGAATTTGGACATGTTACTGATGAGGTGAAGAGAGTCTTTAGTATTGACCGTAAAAACGGCAAAATTAAAGTGAATGGTGCGATTGATTTTGAAACTGTTACAACATATGATTTGCGCATTAAAGCAAAAGATGGATTAGGATTATCGTCATACACAAAGGTATCCATTGATGTCACCGATGTCAATGACAACATACCTGTAATCTATGTGAAATCTCTGGCAAATCCAGTACCTGAGAATGTGTCACCTGGTACAGAGGTGGGCATTGTTAACGTGCAGGATTCAGATTCTGATAATAATCAACAGGTCCGCTGTTCCATGCAACAAAATGTCCCTTTTAAATTGGTCCCTTCTATTAAAAACTATTATTCTCTGGTGACCACAGGACAACTGGACCGTGAACTAGTGTCTGATTACAACATTACAATCACTGCCACTGACGAGGGCTCTCCACCTCTGTCCTCCTCTAAAACTGTTCAGTTATCTGTAGCAGACATCAACGACAACCCACCTGTGTTTGAGGAACAGACCTACAGCGCATATGTGACTGAAAATAACAAACCTGGCTCCACTTTAAGTTCCGTTACTGCTCGAGACCCCGACTGGAGACAAAACGGTACAGTGATTTATTCTCTGTTACCCGGTGAGGTGAACGGTGCCCCGGTGTCCTCCTATCTATCTGTTAACGGAGACACGGGGGTGATCCACGCTGTGAGGTCGTTTGATTATGAACAGTTCAGGAGTTTTAAAGTCCACGTGATGGCCAGAGACAACGGTTCTCCTCCGCTCAGCAGCAACGTGACCGTCAGTGTCTTCATATCGGATGTGAATGACAACTCTCCTCAGATACTGTACCCCTCCCCGGAGGGCAACTCCTTCATGACCGAGCTGGTCCCCAAAGCTGCACACGGAGGCTCTCTGGTGTCCAAAGTGATAGCGGTGGACGCGGACTCCGGACAGAACGCCTGGCTGTCCTATCATATAGTCAAATCCACTGATCCGGGACTTTTCACTATTGGTGTCCACAGCGGAGAGATCAGGACACAGCGGGACATTTCTGAGTCTGACAGCATGAAACAGAACCTTATTGTAGCAGTAAAAGATAACGGacagccctctctctctgccacctGTTCCATGTATTTACTTATTTCTGATAACTTGGCTGAGGTGCCAGAACTGAAGGATATTTCTTATGATGAGAAGAACTCCAAACTGACCTCTTATCTGATCATCGCGCTGGTGTCTGTGTCGACATTTTTTCTGACCTTCATTATCATCATCCTGGGTGTGAGGTTTTGTCGCAGGAGAAAGCCCAGACTGTTGTTTGATGGAGCAGTTGCCATCCCCAGCGCTTATCTCCCTCCTAATTACGCAGACGTTGACGGCACAGGAACTTTACGCAGCGCTTACAATTATGACGCCTACCTGACTACAGGTTCTAGAACCAGTGACTTTAAGTTCGTGACGTCTTACAATGACAACACACTGCCTGCTGACCAGACTCTGAGGAAGAGTCCTTCAGACTTTGCTGATGTTTTTGGAGATTGTGATGCTTCTCCTGAG AATTGA